The following coding sequences are from one Salinicoccus sp. Bachu38 window:
- a CDS encoding aspartate kinase, which translates to METSVLKFGGTSVGDFDKIKEIANELKSRVSRGEKLIVVVSAMGGTTDELLLNANSLSSTPKEDHVALLLTTGEQQTISYLSIVLEDLGIRTKAMTGYQAGIKTFGGHMKSRIADIDQHHLEAALETHDVIAIAGFQGINDNMEITTLGRGGSDTTAVAIAARCNMPCEIYTDVNGVYATDPRVYGEAGRIYEITYDEMMEMSALGAGVLETRCIEIAKNHSIPLYLGRTLSDEKGTWIMEETQVLERKAVTGVALDSDIIHVTLYEPERESTLIFDLFEKFEAHDINIDMISQVVNSEGFQLSFTVKGNESYRLDEIFEAVERLHPDMVLDVRTNHSKVSIIGSGMRDMTGVASKAFMALQAAGIMFYQTTTSEISISYVVDSEKDRQAVEVLATKFNL; encoded by the coding sequence ATGGAAACGAGCGTTTTGAAATTTGGCGGAACATCAGTTGGGGATTTCGACAAGATAAAAGAGATTGCGAATGAATTGAAATCAAGGGTTTCCCGGGGAGAAAAGCTGATTGTCGTAGTCAGTGCAATGGGCGGCACAACAGATGAACTTCTGTTGAATGCAAACAGCCTCTCCTCCACTCCGAAGGAGGACCATGTGGCACTGCTGCTGACTACAGGAGAGCAGCAGACCATCTCCTACCTCTCGATCGTCCTTGAAGATCTTGGCATACGGACAAAGGCGATGACAGGCTACCAGGCAGGCATAAAGACATTTGGCGGCCACATGAAAAGCAGGATTGCGGATATTGATCAGCATCACCTGGAAGCCGCTTTGGAAACCCATGATGTCATCGCCATAGCCGGATTTCAGGGCATCAACGACAATATGGAGATCACCACGCTTGGACGCGGAGGATCCGATACGACGGCAGTGGCCATAGCGGCACGCTGCAACATGCCATGTGAAATATATACGGATGTGAATGGTGTCTATGCCACAGACCCGCGTGTATATGGAGAAGCAGGAAGAATATATGAAATTACGTATGATGAAATGATGGAAATGAGTGCACTCGGTGCAGGCGTCCTTGAAACACGATGCATAGAGATCGCGAAGAATCATTCGATTCCCCTTTATTTGGGACGGACACTATCAGATGAGAAAGGAACATGGATCATGGAAGAGACACAAGTTCTTGAAAGAAAAGCAGTAACCGGTGTGGCGCTGGACAGTGACATCATCCATGTCACACTATATGAACCCGAACGGGAATCCACGCTCATCTTCGATCTGTTTGAAAAGTTCGAAGCCCATGACATCAATATCGATATGATCTCGCAGGTCGTGAACAGTGAAGGCTTCCAGTTGTCCTTTACAGTCAAAGGAAACGAATCCTATCGACTAGATGAGATATTCGAAGCGGTCGAACGTCTGCACCCGGATATGGTGCTCGATGTAAGGACCAACCATTCGAAAGTCTCGATCATCGGTTCCGGAATGCGCGATATGACTGGTGTTGCCTCCAAGGCCTTCATGGCACTTCAGGCAGCGGGCATCATGTTCTATCAGACCACAACTTCGGAAATCAGCATTTCCTATGTTGTGGACAGTGAAAAGGACAGGCAGGCAGTGGAAGTACTGGCGACAAAATTCAATCTATAA
- a CDS encoding ABC-F family ATP-binding cassette domain-containing protein, whose product MLQVIDVGLRFGDRKLFEDVNIKFTPGNCYGLIGANGAGKSTFLKILSGEMEAQTGHVSMGKDERLAVLKQDHFGYEEYRVLDVVMMGHAKLWEVMNEKNEIYMKPDFSDEDGIRAAELEGEYGEMGGWTAESDAESLLHGLGIDSSLVDKNMSELENNQKVKVLLAQSLFGNPDVLLLDEPTNGLDIEAIQWLEEFLINFDNTVIVVSHDRHFLNNVCTHIADLDFGKIQLYVGNYDFWYQSSQLAQQMAQDQNKKKEEKIKELKDFVARFSANASKSKQATSRKKTLEKIELEDIKPSSRKYPFVKFTPDREIGNDLLYVKGLTHSVDGNKVLDDVSFTLDPYDKAVLIGSSEIARTTLLRILAGEITPDAGEVKWGVTTSQSYMPKDNSEYFEGVNTNLVDWLRQYAPPEEQTETFLRGFLGRMLFSGEEAKKKASVLSGGEKVRAMLSKMMLSKANVILLDEPTNHLDLESITAVNDGLKDFKGSIIFTSHDFEFINTITNKVIDLKNSGAIVKESTYEEYLKDQGLIKS is encoded by the coding sequence ATGCTACAGGTTATAGATGTTGGTCTGAGGTTTGGCGACCGCAAACTGTTTGAAGATGTAAATATAAAGTTCACCCCGGGGAATTGCTACGGGCTGATCGGCGCAAATGGTGCCGGCAAGTCGACGTTCCTCAAAATACTCTCAGGAGAAATGGAGGCTCAGACCGGCCATGTGAGCATGGGGAAGGATGAGCGTCTGGCCGTCCTTAAGCAGGACCATTTCGGATATGAAGAGTATCGCGTCCTGGATGTCGTAATGATGGGCCACGCAAAGCTGTGGGAAGTCATGAATGAAAAGAATGAAATATATATGAAGCCCGATTTTTCAGATGAGGATGGCATACGTGCTGCTGAACTCGAAGGTGAATATGGAGAAATGGGCGGCTGGACGGCCGAATCCGATGCTGAAAGCCTATTGCATGGTCTGGGCATAGATTCAAGCCTGGTCGACAAGAACATGTCAGAACTTGAAAACAACCAGAAAGTCAAAGTTCTGCTTGCACAAAGCCTGTTCGGCAACCCTGATGTACTGCTCCTCGATGAGCCGACCAACGGCCTCGATATAGAAGCGATCCAATGGCTTGAAGAATTCCTGATTAATTTCGACAATACTGTTATCGTGGTTTCCCACGACCGCCATTTCCTGAATAATGTGTGCACACATATTGCCGACCTCGACTTCGGAAAAATACAGTTGTATGTAGGCAACTATGACTTCTGGTACCAATCCAGCCAGCTGGCCCAGCAGATGGCCCAGGACCAGAACAAGAAGAAGGAAGAGAAGATAAAGGAACTGAAGGATTTCGTTGCACGCTTCAGTGCGAATGCCTCCAAATCCAAGCAGGCGACGAGCCGTAAGAAGACGCTTGAGAAGATCGAACTCGAGGACATCAAGCCATCGTCCAGGAAGTATCCTTTCGTGAAATTCACACCGGACCGAGAAATCGGCAACGATCTGCTCTATGTCAAAGGGCTGACGCACAGTGTGGATGGGAATAAAGTGCTGGACGACGTAAGCTTTACGCTGGATCCATATGACAAGGCGGTCCTGATCGGCTCCTCTGAAATCGCGCGGACTACCCTCCTCCGCATCCTGGCTGGTGAAATCACCCCGGACGCGGGCGAAGTCAAATGGGGAGTGACGACAAGCCAGAGCTATATGCCGAAAGACAACTCGGAATATTTCGAAGGCGTCAATACGAACCTTGTCGACTGGCTGCGCCAGTATGCGCCACCTGAAGAACAGACGGAAACCTTCCTGAGAGGATTCCTTGGAAGAATGCTGTTCAGCGGCGAAGAAGCCAAAAAGAAGGCAAGCGTATTGTCAGGTGGGGAAAAAGTCCGTGCAATGCTGTCGAAGATGATGCTGTCAAAAGCGAATGTCATCCTGCTCGATGAGCCGACCAACCACCTCGACCTGGAAAGCATCACTGCAGTGAATGACGGTCTCAAAGACTTCAAAGGCTCGATCATATTCACTTCCCATGACTTTGAGTTCATCAACACGATCACAAACAAGGTGATTGATCTGAAGAATTCCGGTGCCATCGTCAAGGAGTCCACCTACGAGGAGTATCTGAAGGATCAAGGCCTTATAAAATCGTAA